AGAAACTAAACTTTACCCCGGATCTTGTTTTAGGGCACCGTTCCTATACCTATATGCACAATGTCAATTATTATTTTAATGATCGGCTAAAGCTCAACAATCTCACTTTATTTGATACAGAATATACCAAAGACAAAGAAAATATATTCTTTATTAGAAATACACTTGCTTATAATCTGACCAAAAGATTCAGCGTAAATACAGCATTAGGAATGAAAAATCCGGGGGCGTTTTTCAGTATTTATGTACAGTACCGCATTGCAAAACCCAGTTATTCCCTTTCCTACTCTATTGGAACAACCTATCAGAAAGGGTTTTCTCTTGAACAGTCGGTATCATTTGAATATACACCTTATCTGAAGGAAAACTTACAGGGATATTTCAGTTTGCTAGCCATTGGTAATCTGGATGACAGCGGTTATCCGAGAGGCCTTCAGTTTATCCGCCTGGGAGTAAAACAGGACAAAATAATGTATGGAGTGGCTTCCAACTTCGACCAGTTCAACAATGCTAAAAAGACCCTTGAAAATGTTGGGGCATTTGTAAAATATAACTTTTAAATAATAATAAAATGAAAAAAGACATTGATTTAGGACTATTAATCAGCAGAATCGCTATTGGATTCCCCATGTCAGTTTATGGAGTTAACAAGTTGATCCACGGGGTTGGATTTATTGAAGATATGATGATGATGCATGGCTTACCTTCATTCTTCGCCTACGGAGTATTTGCGGGTGAAATTATTGCTCCAATTATGCTGATTGTAGGTTTCAGGGCCCGTCTGGCAGGTTTAATCTTTGCTGCCAACTGTTTTACAGCAACCGTTCTTGCTCAAACGGCTAATATTTTCAAACTTAACGATTTTGGTGGATGGGCGCTTGAATTATTAGTGATCTATATGTTGGTGGGTATAAGTTTCTTCTTTACCGGAGCCGGAAAATATTCGGTTTCAACAGCCAATAAATGGGACTAAATATTACTGGAAAGCGTAAAGATGTTATTTTTCTTTTCAATACGTTTTAAGGTCCAGGGATTTTATCTGTGATACAATTTTGACCGCTTATTTTTATTTTAAGCCACGAATGCACGAATGATTTTATTCGTGCATCTGTGGTTAAATATTATGTAAATCGTTTCATTTATACTTATCTTTATCCTGATTTTAATAAGGTATGATGAAGGAAGTAGTTGTGTATCAAATTGATTCTTTTACAAAGGAAAAATTCAAAGGAAACCCTGCAGGGGTTGTATTAGGTGCTGAAAACCTGACCTCTGAGGAAATGCAGCTTATTGCAAGGGAGCTCAATAATTCTGAAACAGCATTTGTACTCAAACCTGATCAGAATGACTATTTTGATTATCATGTACGGTACTTCACTCCCACCACTGAGGTTCCTATCTGTGGACATGCTACCATTGGTGCTCTGTATGCAAAAGCGATAGAAGATAAATTAGATTCCTGTACCATCAAAATCAACACTCAGGTTGGTATTTTACCTATTGATATTTTAAAAGAAAATAATGACTATCTGATTACGATGACTCAGGGAAGTTTTAGTCTGGAACCAGCTTTTGATCCTTCAATCACTCAGAAAATCATTGAGGCTTTAGGATTAAAAATGGATGATCTTAACAAAGATTGTCCAATACAGATTGCTTCAACGGGTCACTCTAAAGTCATGATTGGTATTAACAACAGAGCTCTGCTCAATAATCTTACTCCTGATTTTACTGCTTTAGCCCATCTTAGTAAAGAAATCAACTGTAATGGCTACTTTGTATTTACTTTTGATTCTGATGATAAGGATATTTTAACGTATGGAAGAATGTTTGCTCCTGCTATCGGTATCCAGGAAGATCCTGTTACAGGAAATGCGAATGGATCATTAGGAGGTTATCTTATTCAGAATAAAATTGTAAAAGTCTCTGATGAAACGTTTGAATTCACTGGAAGACAGGGAGAAGCTATCAACAGAATCGGACAGATGAAAGTTGAGGTCACCATAAAAAATCATATTCCTGAATTGATCAGAATTACAGGGAATGCTGTAAGTGCATTCCGTACAGTGATGCAGGTCTGATATTTATTCTGAACCCAGTTTGGTTTCCTCCAATCTCTTCCTGTAATTTTTCGGAGTGGATCCGGTTTTCACTCTGAATAAATACGAAAAATGAGAAAAGTTTTGAAATCCAAGTTCAAACGCTATTTCTTTGATTGATTTATCTGAGCTGTGAAGTAAATTTTTGGCTTCAAGAATAATTCTTTCTTTAATAAACTCAAGAGGGGAAATATTATACTGTTTTCTGCAAATAACTCCCAGATAATTAGGGGTTATGCAGAGTTCGTCGGCATAAAAAGACACATTTTTCTGCGCTTTATAGTATTTGTCCACCAGCATGTGAAAACGAAAGGCAAGATTATCCGGCGTGCTTAATGCTTTATTCCCAAAAGCATGCTCTACCCATAAGTTGATAATAAGTGCCAAAAGACGCACCCGTGCATTAATAAGTTCCGGAAATACAACATCAGCTGCAATTTCTTTCCTGATGGCATTAAATTCGAGACTGAATCTGTGATAGGTTTCATCATCAGGCGCTATCATTTCATATTTACTATAAGAAGAAAAAGTGAATTTAAGGGTCGGAGAAAATGTCTTCAAAATAGCATCATTAATAATCAGTCTTCTTCCGATAGTATGAGGAGCCAGCTCCCATTTGTATTCTCTTTTGGGAAGATGG
This Chryseobacterium sp. G0162 DNA region includes the following protein-coding sequences:
- a CDS encoding helix-turn-helix domain-containing protein, with amino-acid sequence MIIDKELINKNSVEEVFNKGIDVVFQDEISGDSLNFFPENCFTIILLDQCEGGKCTTGLNQYGLKAQQLFIHLPKREYKWELAPHTIGRRLIINDAILKTFSPTLKFTFSSYSKYEMIAPDDETYHRFSLEFNAIRKEIAADVVFPELINARVRLLALIINLWVEHAFGNKALSTPDNLAFRFHMLVDKYYKAQKNVSFYADELCITPNYLGVICRKQYNISPLEFIKERIILEAKNLLHSSDKSIKEIAFELGFQNFSHFSYLFRVKTGSTPKNYRKRLEETKLGSE
- a CDS encoding DoxX family protein, which codes for MKKDIDLGLLISRIAIGFPMSVYGVNKLIHGVGFIEDMMMMHGLPSFFAYGVFAGEIIAPIMLIVGFRARLAGLIFAANCFTATVLAQTANIFKLNDFGGWALELLVIYMLVGISFFFTGAGKYSVSTANKWD
- a CDS encoding PhzF family isomerase — translated: MMKEVVVYQIDSFTKEKFKGNPAGVVLGAENLTSEEMQLIARELNNSETAFVLKPDQNDYFDYHVRYFTPTTEVPICGHATIGALYAKAIEDKLDSCTIKINTQVGILPIDILKENNDYLITMTQGSFSLEPAFDPSITQKIIEALGLKMDDLNKDCPIQIASTGHSKVMIGINNRALLNNLTPDFTALAHLSKEINCNGYFVFTFDSDDKDILTYGRMFAPAIGIQEDPVTGNANGSLGGYLIQNKIVKVSDETFEFTGRQGEAINRIGQMKVEVTIKNHIPELIRITGNAVSAFRTVMQV